A DNA window from Amycolatopsis sp. DSM 110486 contains the following coding sequences:
- a CDS encoding acyl-CoA dehydrogenase family protein — protein sequence MIDNRLSEEYEELRKTVAAFARDEVAPVIGEFYMREEFPYEIVAKMGEMGLFGLPFDEAYGGMGGDYFAMCLAVEELARIDSSVAVTLEAGVSLGAMPIYRFGTEEQKQEWLPQLCTGQMLGAFGLTEPGAGSDAGGARTTAVRKGDDWVINGSKAYITNSGTDITGVITVAAVTGTDDKGAKEISTIMVPSGTPGLSVSKPYSKVGWAASDTHELGFDDVHVPAANLLGDLGRGYAQFLSILTEGRVAVSALATGLAQGCVDECVRYANERETFGRPIGKYQAIQFKIAEMEARTHTARLAYYAAAAKMLRGEPFKREAAISKLISSNAAMDNARDATQIFGGMGFINEAPVARYYRDAKILEVGEGTSEVQKMLIARELGL from the coding sequence GTGATCGACAACAGGCTCAGCGAGGAATACGAAGAACTGCGCAAGACGGTCGCCGCGTTCGCGCGCGACGAGGTCGCGCCGGTGATCGGCGAGTTCTACATGCGCGAAGAGTTCCCCTACGAGATCGTGGCCAAGATGGGCGAAATGGGCCTGTTCGGCCTGCCCTTCGACGAGGCGTACGGCGGCATGGGCGGCGATTACTTCGCGATGTGCCTGGCCGTGGAGGAACTGGCCCGCATCGACTCATCGGTCGCGGTCACGCTGGAAGCCGGCGTGTCCTTGGGCGCCATGCCGATCTACCGGTTCGGCACCGAGGAGCAGAAGCAGGAATGGCTGCCTCAGCTGTGCACCGGGCAGATGCTCGGCGCGTTCGGCCTCACCGAGCCGGGCGCCGGTTCCGACGCCGGCGGCGCGCGGACCACCGCCGTCCGCAAGGGTGATGACTGGGTGATCAACGGCTCGAAGGCCTACATCACCAACTCCGGCACGGACATCACCGGGGTGATCACCGTCGCCGCGGTGACCGGCACGGACGACAAGGGCGCCAAGGAGATCTCGACGATCATGGTGCCGTCAGGCACGCCCGGGCTGAGCGTGTCCAAGCCCTACTCGAAGGTCGGCTGGGCCGCCTCCGACACGCATGAGCTCGGGTTCGACGACGTCCACGTGCCCGCCGCGAACCTGCTCGGCGACCTCGGCCGCGGCTACGCGCAGTTCCTCTCCATCCTCACCGAGGGCCGGGTCGCGGTGTCCGCGCTGGCCACGGGGCTCGCGCAGGGCTGCGTCGACGAGTGCGTGCGCTACGCCAACGAGCGCGAGACCTTCGGCCGGCCCATCGGCAAGTACCAGGCGATCCAGTTCAAGATCGCCGAGATGGAGGCCCGCACGCACACCGCGCGGCTGGCCTACTACGCGGCGGCCGCGAAGATGCTGCGCGGCGAGCCGTTCAAGCGCGAGGCCGCCATCTCGAAGCTCATCTCTTCCAACGCGGCGATGGACAACGCCCGCGACGCCACGCAGATCTTCGGCGGCATGGGGTTCATCAACGAAGCCCCGGTCGCCCGGTACTACCGCGACGCCAAGATCCTCGAGGTCGGCGAAGGCACGAGCGAGGTGCAGAAGATGCTCATCGCCCGCGAGCTCGGGCTCTGA